Proteins from a single region of Dysosmobacter acutus:
- a CDS encoding DUF4240 domain-containing protein: MEQHDKMLSPEEQYAQLAPTLDADGFSLYAAAEEATGLKVYEEFPYEDNRGMFELADGHTLLRYLEAAYFGTVTWELVPGTPYERAVLGEVDKTTPEYRAFYQKVCAGAAAHIKKRIGKEMKNVKEPITEINKESFWDLIHEAKNVCGQDMDAMLAYLKDRLVSMGSVQAQNFHDIIHAYEDLADKYGLWDAAGIMKEYGCSDDGFIDFRAWLIAQGREVYFAALSDPDSLADVVSYGDCCFEQLSYVGDYAYEQLTGKSAYDQTDWSAYEALLMKLEQDIVYKGGIEFPRESADLKKYLPRLCAKHPKWDGQTRWNPQLKEIRDLIHAGKDYDRRQTSNKKKRSRGGEAR, encoded by the coding sequence ATGGAGCAGCATGACAAAATGCTGTCCCCGGAGGAACAGTACGCGCAGCTTGCGCCGACGCTGGACGCAGACGGTTTCTCGCTGTATGCCGCCGCGGAAGAAGCCACCGGGCTCAAGGTCTATGAAGAATTTCCCTATGAGGATAACCGGGGAATGTTTGAGCTGGCAGACGGACACACGCTGCTGCGGTATCTGGAAGCGGCATACTTTGGGACCGTTACCTGGGAGCTCGTCCCCGGCACACCCTATGAGCGTGCTGTTCTCGGTGAAGTGGATAAGACCACGCCGGAGTATCGTGCGTTTTATCAAAAGGTCTGCGCGGGTGCGGCAGCGCACATCAAAAAACGTATTGGAAAGGAGATGAAGAATGTGAAGGAACCGATCACAGAGATCAACAAAGAATCCTTCTGGGACCTGATCCATGAGGCAAAAAACGTCTGCGGGCAGGATATGGACGCCATGCTGGCCTATCTGAAAGACCGGCTGGTTTCTATGGGCTCCGTACAGGCGCAGAATTTCCACGACATCATCCACGCCTATGAAGATCTCGCGGACAAGTACGGTCTGTGGGACGCGGCAGGGATCATGAAGGAATACGGCTGCAGCGATGATGGGTTTATCGACTTCCGCGCCTGGCTTATCGCACAGGGGCGCGAGGTCTATTTTGCCGCACTGTCAGACCCGGACAGCCTTGCGGATGTCGTTTCCTACGGCGATTGCTGCTTTGAGCAGTTGAGCTATGTCGGGGACTATGCCTACGAGCAGCTCACCGGGAAAAGCGCCTATGATCAGACAGATTGGAGCGCATATGAAGCGCTTTTGATGAAGCTGGAACAGGATATCGTCTATAAGGGCGGCATCGAGTTTCCCAGAGAGAGTGCGGATCTGAAGAAATATCTGCCCCGGCTCTGCGCGAAGCATCCGAAGTGGGACGGTCAAACACGCTGGAATCCGCAGCTGAAGGAGATCCGGGATCTGATCCATGCCGGAAAGGACTATGACCGGCGCCAGACATCAAATAAGAAGAAACGCAGCCGTGGAGGTGAGGCAAGATGA
- a CDS encoding ParM/StbA family protein yields MSESMIVGVDHGYAAMKTAHFSFPSGLVAYEHEPYTLKDVLEYGGKFYVVGSGRQALQKNKTQTEDYYLLTLAAIAKELSFRHAEPAAEIHLAAGLPLTSFGREKNVFRDYLLRDGKAVNFRYEGQEYSIAIRKVSLFPQGYAAVLTQSILLDEPSVIVADIGGWTVDLMRLDNRIPNASTCRSLELGMIRCLDEIGEQIRRALGLSMTAAQMESVLRGDAVHINEDARKIIDRQADAYVHRLLSAITESGLDTRAMPAVFLGGGAALLKRNVSAADGLCRPVILDDVSLNAKGYERLAERLSKNDEQ; encoded by the coding sequence ATGAGCGAGTCCATGATTGTTGGTGTCGACCACGGCTATGCCGCTATGAAAACAGCCCATTTCTCGTTCCCCTCCGGCCTGGTAGCGTATGAGCATGAGCCATATACGCTGAAGGACGTGCTGGAATACGGCGGAAAATTCTATGTGGTGGGCAGCGGGCGTCAGGCGCTGCAGAAGAACAAAACGCAGACAGAGGATTATTACCTCCTCACGCTGGCGGCCATTGCAAAGGAACTCTCCTTCCGTCATGCGGAGCCTGCGGCAGAGATCCATCTGGCGGCAGGACTACCCCTCACCAGCTTCGGGCGGGAGAAAAACGTATTCCGGGACTATCTGCTCCGGGATGGGAAAGCGGTGAATTTCCGCTATGAGGGACAGGAATATTCCATCGCCATCCGCAAGGTGTCACTGTTCCCGCAGGGCTATGCCGCAGTTTTGACCCAGAGCATCCTGCTGGATGAGCCTTCTGTGATCGTGGCGGATATTGGCGGATGGACAGTGGATCTGATGCGCCTGGACAACCGTATCCCCAATGCATCGACCTGCCGCAGTCTGGAACTCGGTATGATCCGCTGTCTGGATGAGATCGGTGAGCAGATCCGCCGCGCACTGGGCCTGTCTATGACGGCGGCACAGATGGAAAGCGTGTTGCGCGGCGATGCTGTCCATATCAACGAGGATGCCAGAAAAATTATTGACCGGCAGGCAGACGCCTATGTCCATCGCCTGCTCTCCGCCATTACGGAGAGCGGACTGGATACCCGTGCCATGCCTGCTGTTTTTCTGGGCGGCGGCGCGGCGCTGCTGAAGCGGAATGTATCCGCTGCGGACGGCCTTTGCCGTCCAGTCATCCTTGACGATGTGTCCCTCAACGCCAAAGGCTATGAGCGGCTGGCGGAACGTCTCTCCAAGAACGATGAGCAGTAA
- the dcm gene encoding DNA (cytosine-5-)-methyltransferase, giving the protein MFAGIGGFRTGLTRAGGFRCVGHCEIDKYANASYEAIYEPGKEERYYHDATKIDPADLPDFDLLCGGFPCQAFSIAGRRRGFDDTRGTLFFEIARLAQSKRPSYLLLENVPGLLSHDKGRTFSVILATLNDLGYRVEWMVLNSKHFGVPQSRRRLLLICYLDPRCAGKIFPIFGTGGKALIQVLGGSQGSRVYDADGIACTQTAGAGGVGGKTGLYLVGFNRKDGIVGKRDTAISLNASDFRGINRNQTQNAVLIDLCGGHPKQTDTARCLTARYGQTTLSNHRAERSGVLLIKEATKKGYKEANPGDSVDLGFSGSNTRRGRVGQNIAHTLETSCIQGIVERGGRIRRLMPRECLRLQGFDEWQIDRILAIQSDAQAYKQAGNSVTANVIEAIGRRIREVDAELKAGAAA; this is encoded by the coding sequence ATGTTCGCCGGCATCGGCGGCTTCCGCACGGGATTGACCCGCGCGGGCGGTTTCCGGTGTGTAGGACACTGCGAGATCGACAAATACGCCAATGCCAGCTATGAGGCCATTTATGAGCCGGGAAAGGAGGAACGATATTATCACGATGCCACAAAAATCGACCCCGCAGACCTGCCGGACTTCGACCTTCTGTGCGGAGGATTCCCTTGTCAGGCATTTTCAATCGCTGGCAGAAGAAGGGGCTTTGACGACACCCGTGGCACTCTCTTCTTTGAAATTGCCCGATTGGCTCAATCCAAACGACCTTCGTATCTTCTGCTCGAAAACGTTCCGGGACTGCTGTCGCATGACAAAGGCCGGACGTTTTCTGTCATCCTCGCCACGCTTAATGACCTGGGGTACCGCGTGGAATGGATGGTGCTTAACAGCAAACATTTTGGAGTCCCGCAATCCAGAAGGCGGCTGCTCCTTATCTGCTATCTTGATCCCCGATGCGCCGGAAAAATATTTCCTATCTTCGGCACAGGTGGAAAAGCTCTTATACAAGTCCTCGGAGGCTCGCAAGGCTCCCGTGTCTACGACGCAGACGGAATAGCCTGCACGCAGACTGCCGGCGCTGGAGGTGTGGGCGGCAAAACAGGATTATATCTGGTGGGCTTTAATCGGAAAGATGGGATCGTCGGAAAGAGGGATACGGCAATTTCACTGAACGCCAGCGATTTCAGAGGCATCAACCGGAATCAAACGCAAAACGCTGTGCTGATAGACCTTTGCGGCGGGCATCCAAAGCAAACGGACACCGCCCGCTGCCTCACTGCCCGTTATGGTCAGACAACGCTGTCCAATCATAGAGCAGAGCGTTCCGGCGTTCTGCTCATCAAGGAAGCCACGAAAAAGGGCTATAAGGAGGCGAATCCCGGTGACAGCGTCGATCTCGGCTTTTCCGGGAGCAATACCCGCCGTGGTCGTGTGGGACAGAATATCGCCCACACATTGGAGACGAGCTGTATCCAGGGCATCGTGGAACGTGGCGGACGCATCCGGCGTCTGATGCCGCGGGAGTGTCTGCGGCTGCAGGGCTTCGATGAGTGGCAGATCGACCGCATCCTCGCCATCCAGTCCGACGCGCAGGCATATAAGCAGGCAGGCAACAGCGTCACCGCCAATGTCATTGAAGCCATCGGACGCCGTATCCGGGAGGTGGATGCGGAACTGAAAGCCGGTGCTGCCGCATGA
- a CDS encoding amidoligase family protein — translation MIGLKDQCFGVEVEMTGITREQAATALASYFATDARYVGGAYDKWCVTDRDGKEWTVMSDSSIHGEQKIGSGYRATGDYRYRVEMVTPKLTYAELPKLQECVRQVRHAGAKANSSCGIHVHVDAANHNRQSLKNLIGIMYSKEDILFKALQVNESRASRWCQKVREPMLKQARRLSSDETRDLTQLENIWYEGDNGSADHYNWTRYYALNLHSVFYRGTVEWRCFNSTLHAGKVAAYVNLCLAISAQAIAQRSTVMRKTHSDNELFTFRVWLVRLGLNGEEFKHTRDHLLANLSGDRAWRFDKDSYTVNQKKKRSREMER, via the coding sequence ATGATCGGGCTGAAGGATCAGTGCTTCGGCGTGGAAGTGGAAATGACCGGCATCACCCGTGAGCAGGCGGCAACAGCGCTGGCTTCGTATTTTGCAACGGACGCCCGCTATGTGGGCGGCGCTTACGATAAATGGTGTGTGACGGATCGGGACGGCAAAGAGTGGACGGTCATGAGCGACTCCAGCATCCACGGGGAGCAGAAGATCGGCAGCGGCTATCGTGCAACGGGTGACTACAGATACCGCGTGGAGATGGTAACGCCAAAGCTCACCTATGCGGAACTGCCCAAGCTGCAGGAATGTGTCCGGCAGGTACGCCATGCCGGGGCCAAGGCCAACAGCTCCTGCGGCATCCATGTCCATGTGGACGCCGCAAACCATAATCGGCAGAGTCTAAAAAACCTCATCGGCATCATGTACTCCAAGGAGGATATCCTGTTCAAAGCGCTGCAGGTCAATGAAAGCCGGGCGTCCCGCTGGTGTCAGAAGGTGCGGGAACCCATGCTGAAGCAGGCACGCAGGCTCTCGTCGGATGAGACCAGGGACCTGACGCAACTGGAGAATATCTGGTACGAGGGAGATAACGGCAGCGCAGACCACTATAACTGGACCCGCTATTACGCGCTGAACCTGCATTCGGTCTTTTACCGGGGGACGGTGGAATGGCGCTGTTTCAATTCCACGCTCCACGCGGGAAAAGTCGCCGCCTATGTGAATCTGTGCCTTGCCATCTCCGCCCAGGCTATCGCCCAGCGCAGCACGGTCATGCGCAAGACCCACAGTGACAATGAGTTGTTCACCTTCCGGGTCTGGTTGGTGCGGCTGGGGCTCAACGGCGAGGAATTCAAGCATACCCGTGACCACCTGTTGGCAAATTTATCTGGTGACCGCGCATGGCGTTTCGATAAGGACAGCTATACAGTCAATCAAAAGAAGAAAAGATCCAGAGAAATGGAGAGGTGA
- a CDS encoding gamma-glutamylcyclotransferase family protein, which translates to MEENLYFAYGSNLDLEQMAQRCPDAEIVGPVRLENYELRFRGSGFATVAPKKGSTVHGLVWKLTPQCEQSLDRYEGYPRHYTKETVTVKDAAGAEIPVMVYIMAEPYCRQPALPSPYYYRVIQRGFEANGLPVESLQAAWDRTVDEVWSGRIDKPKRAPERNRGPER; encoded by the coding sequence ATGGAGGAAAACCTGTATTTTGCCTACGGCAGCAACCTTGATCTGGAGCAGATGGCGCAGCGCTGTCCGGATGCCGAGATCGTAGGCCCAGTCAGGCTGGAAAACTACGAACTGCGGTTCCGCGGCAGCGGTTTCGCTACCGTTGCGCCGAAAAAAGGCAGTACTGTCCACGGACTGGTGTGGAAGCTCACACCGCAGTGTGAACAGTCTTTGGACCGCTATGAAGGGTATCCCCGCCACTACACGAAAGAAACCGTGACTGTTAAGGATGCGGCCGGTGCAGAGATCCCCGTCATGGTCTATATCATGGCAGAGCCGTATTGCCGCCAGCCTGCACTGCCGTCCCCGTATTATTACCGCGTGATCCAGCGGGGCTTTGAAGCCAACGGCCTGCCGGTGGAATCATTACAGGCTGCGTGGGACAGGACCGTTGACGAGGTGTGGAGCGGCAGGATCGACAAGCCAAAGCGAGCGCCTGAGCGAAACAGAGGGCCGGAGCGGTAA
- a CDS encoding DUF3846 domain-containing protein, translating to MKVLVVCPMELPAVQEIDHTLSAMQELVGGTIQAVYPFDDPVALIANDEGKLLGLPWNRALTDDHGVPYDIVCGTFFVAGLKEDDFASLTEQQIEKYKDKYSNEMILSVPKQPEAHKKPMKKEKHEYER from the coding sequence ATGAAAGTCCTTGTGGTGTGCCCCATGGAACTGCCTGCGGTGCAGGAGATCGACCACACCCTTTCTGCCATGCAGGAACTGGTAGGCGGCACCATTCAGGCAGTTTATCCCTTCGATGACCCGGTGGCGCTCATCGCAAATGACGAGGGCAAGCTGCTGGGCCTGCCGTGGAACCGCGCCCTGACCGATGATCACGGTGTGCCGTATGACATTGTCTGCGGCACATTTTTTGTTGCCGGTCTTAAAGAGGATGATTTTGCCTCGCTGACGGAGCAGCAGATCGAAAAGTACAAGGACAAATACAGCAACGAAATGATCCTTTCTGTTCCGAAACAGCCGGAGGCACATAAGAAACCGATGAAAAAGGAGAAACATGAATATGAAAGATAG